A DNA window from Setaria viridis chromosome 2, Setaria_viridis_v4.0, whole genome shotgun sequence contains the following coding sequences:
- the LOC117842658 gene encoding expansin-B11, which translates to MAKLLALLLAALVVLSLLVSPIACTRKLSKAKPKPKPKPAIGHRPAAKPKPNPVGYKPAPAAAKPPRSNHTAKHSPSIVYGGAWLSGAGATYYGAPNGDGSDGGACGYQTAVGKQPFDSMIAAGSTPLYMDGEGCGACYEVKCTTNAACSGQPATIVITDRSPGDLFPGEVAHFDMSGTAMGAMARPGMADKLRAGGVLRILYRRVPCKYPGVNIAFKVDQGANPFYFDVLIEFEDDDGDLKAVELMEAGSTVWTSMAHNWGATWRLNNGRKLNAPFGLRLTSDSGRVLVANHAIPAKWKPGTTYRSLVNYP; encoded by the exons ATGGCGAAGCTTCTCGCATTGCTGTTGGCCGCGCTGGTCGTGCTCTCGCTCCTAGTGAGCCCCATTGCCTGCACCCGCAAGCTCAGCAAGGCCAAGCCCAAGCCAAAGCCAAAGCCGGCCATCggccaccggccggcggccaAGCCCAAGCCAAACCCTGTCGGCTACAAGCCGGCGCCTGCCGCGGCCAAGCCTCCCCGCAGCAACCACACCGCTAAGCACTCGCCGTCGATCGTCTACGGCGGTGCCTGGctgtccggcgccggcgccacctaCTACGGCGCGCCCAACGGCGACGGCAGTGACG GCGGCGCGTGCGGGTACCAGACCGCCGTCGGGAAGCAGCCGTTCGACTCGATGATCGCCGCCGGGAGCACGCCGCTGTACATGGACGGCGAGGGCTGCGGCGCCTGCTACGAG GTTAAATGCACGACCAACGCGGCGTGCTCCGGCCAGCCGGCGACCATCGTGATCACCGACCGGTCCCCCGGCGACCTGTTCCCCGGCGAGGTCGCCCACTTCGACATGAGCGGCACGGCCATGGGCGCCATGGCGAGGCCCGGCATGGCCGACAagctccgcgccggcggcgtcctgAGGATCCTGTACCGGCGGGTGCCGTGCAAGTACCCCGGCGTGAACATCGCATTCAAGGTGGACCAGGGCGCCAACCCCTTCTACTTCGACGTGCTCATCGAgttcgaggacgacgacggcgacctcAAGGCCGTGGAGCTCATGGAGGCCGGCAGCACCGTGTGGACGTCCATGGCGCACAACTGGGGCGCCACGTGGCGCCTCAACAACGGCAGGAAGCTCAATGCGCCGTTCGGGCTCCGGCTCACCTCCGACTCCGGCAGGGTGCTCGTCGCCAACCACGCCATCCCCGCCAAGTGGAAGCCCGGGACGACGTACCGCTCCCTGGTGAACTACCCATGA